From one Anaerococcus prevotii DSM 20548 genomic stretch:
- the secG gene encoding preprotein translocase subunit SecG, translating into MVNFLAIVLVIASIIIIAAVTLQDPKTEGLGALSGTQTNVFGRSAHKSKNETLDKVAITGGVILFVASLIMIAIN; encoded by the coding sequence ATGGTAAATTTCTTAGCGATTGTTCTAGTTATTGCATCAATAATCATCATAGCTGCAGTAACATTACAAGATCCTAAAACAGAAGGACTAGGAGCTCTTTCAGGAACCCAAACAAATGTTTTTGGTAGAAGCGCTCACAAGTCAAAAAACGAAACGTTAGACAAAGTAGCTATCACAGGTGGAGTAATTTTATTTGTAGCTAGTCTAATCATGATAGCAATTAACTAA
- the eno gene encoding phosphopyruvate hydratase: MSLITDVYARQILDSRGNPTVEVEVYTEDGGFGRASVPSGASTGEWEAVELRDGDKNYYLGKSVLKAVENVNEIIAVELEFTYDVTDQIGIDNAMIELDGTENKGKLGANAILGVSLAVAKAAANELGVPLYNYIGGTNAKLLPTPMMNILNGGEHADNSVDIQEFMIFPLGAESFAHALQMGTEVFHSLKSVLSSKGYNTAVGDEGGFAPNLKSNEEALEIICEAIKAAGYEPGKDVYIAMDCASSEFYNKEDGKYHLDGEGTVKTEDEMIDWLEELVEKYPIISIEDGLDENDWEGWAKLTERLGNKVQLVGDDLFVTNTKKLEKGIKEGVANSILIKVNQIGSLTETLNAIEMAKEAGYTAVVSHRSGETEDVTIADLVVAVNAGQIKTGAPSRTDRVAKYNQLLRIEDELADDAKFKGIKAFYNINK, from the coding sequence ATGAGTTTAATAACAGATGTATATGCAAGACAAATCCTTGATTCAAGAGGAAACCCAACAGTAGAAGTAGAAGTTTATACAGAAGATGGTGGATTTGGTAGAGCAAGCGTGCCATCAGGTGCTTCAACTGGTGAATGGGAAGCTGTTGAGCTTAGAGATGGTGACAAAAACTACTATCTTGGAAAATCAGTTCTTAAAGCAGTTGAAAATGTAAATGAAATCATAGCTGTAGAATTAGAATTCACTTATGACGTTACAGACCAAATTGGTATTGACAATGCAATGATCGAACTTGATGGAACAGAAAACAAGGGTAAACTTGGTGCTAACGCAATCCTTGGTGTTTCTCTTGCAGTTGCAAAAGCAGCAGCTAATGAACTTGGTGTTCCTCTATACAACTACATTGGTGGAACAAACGCTAAACTTCTTCCAACTCCAATGATGAACATTCTAAATGGTGGAGAACACGCAGACAACTCTGTAGATATCCAAGAATTCATGATCTTCCCACTTGGAGCAGAAAGCTTCGCTCACGCTCTACAAATGGGTACAGAAGTATTCCATAGCCTAAAATCAGTTCTTTCATCTAAAGGCTACAACACAGCTGTAGGTGATGAAGGTGGATTCGCTCCAAACCTTAAATCAAACGAAGAAGCTCTAGAAATTATCTGCGAAGCTATCAAGGCTGCAGGTTATGAACCAGGCAAGGACGTTTATATAGCAATGGACTGTGCTTCAAGCGAATTCTACAACAAGGAAGATGGTAAATACCACCTTGATGGAGAAGGTACTGTTAAGACAGAAGACGAAATGATCGACTGGCTTGAAGAATTAGTAGAAAAATATCCAATCATCTCAATCGAAGATGGTCTTGATGAAAACGACTGGGAAGGTTGGGCAAAACTTACAGAAAGACTTGGAAACAAAGTTCAACTTGTAGGTGATGACCTATTCGTAACAAATACAAAGAAACTTGAAAAAGGTATCAAGGAAGGCGTTGCTAACTCAATCCTAATCAAAGTTAACCAAATCGGTTCTCTAACAGAAACACTTAACGCTATCGAAATGGCTAAGGAAGCAGGATACACTGCAGTAGTTTCTCACAGATCAGGTGAAACAGAAGACGTTACAATTGCAGACCTTGTTGTTGCAGTAAACGCTGGACAAATCAAAACAGGTGCTCCTTCAAGAACAGACAGAGTTGCTAAATACAACCAACTTCTAAGAATTGAAGATGAACTTGCTGATGATGCTAAATTCAAAGGAATCAAAGCATTCTACAACATCAACAAATAA